A genomic region of Chryseobacterium sp. KACC 21268 contains the following coding sequences:
- a CDS encoding T9SS type A sorting domain-containing protein: protein MKKILFFLLISNFFCAQWSISNAERGALINIYNSTNGENWNRTWDLDKDPRNWFGVVVKNGVVTELNLSGNALSGYFPIYISSLPKLTKLDLSNNKLTGEVAMGISSLSSLIKLDVSNNKLIGDPTNAISGLFNVEDLALGGNNFTISNLNATLQIFNNLKNLNIADLNQASVPARIASFTNLETLVLDNNPIAPNAYGNIASLTKLKNLSLSGTGLTQIPTQVSQRTQLLNLNLNNNNITEQNTSGLATLVNLEWLSMESNQLSQIPAQLTLLKKLQTLNLGRNKISGGIESLAAISSLQQLFLNNNQISGNFPSALLGMSRLMMVNLNSNQLTGDLPNKLPEITHISNNRFNKNQLSDYLIDFTEQTELNYSPQRYDEYTNVLAVVGQPAKLEQSLSGSYTFTWFKNLDQKLNATTENLNFNSIETTDFALYTVEAYTSSFLNNRTYFDLSLFREPINLLDALATLGTSDLKDISIYPNPATDYVNIFSTKHNIEKVSIFDLTGKQMISETKQKINVSKLPSGVYVLSVKTDSGIRNFKFIKQ, encoded by the coding sequence TTGAAAAAAATTTTATTCTTTTTATTGATTTCCAATTTTTTCTGCGCGCAATGGAGTATTTCCAATGCAGAAAGAGGTGCTCTCATCAATATATATAATTCGACAAACGGAGAAAACTGGAATAGAACTTGGGATTTGGACAAAGACCCAAGAAACTGGTTTGGTGTGGTTGTGAAAAATGGTGTCGTCACAGAACTCAATCTTTCCGGCAATGCTTTGAGCGGCTATTTTCCAATTTACATCAGCTCCTTGCCAAAACTTACAAAACTAGACCTCAGCAACAACAAACTGACAGGTGAAGTAGCAATGGGTATTTCTTCCCTCAGCTCGTTAATAAAATTAGACGTTAGTAATAACAAGCTGATTGGAGATCCTACCAATGCCATATCCGGACTTTTCAATGTGGAAGATCTCGCTTTGGGCGGAAATAATTTTACAATTTCCAATCTCAATGCAACACTGCAGATTTTTAACAATCTGAAAAATCTAAACATTGCAGACCTAAATCAAGCCAGTGTTCCAGCAAGAATAGCATCTTTTACCAACCTAGAGACTTTGGTATTAGACAACAACCCAATTGCTCCAAATGCGTACGGAAATATTGCTAGCCTTACTAAATTAAAAAACCTTTCCCTTTCCGGAACAGGACTCACGCAGATTCCGACACAAGTGTCCCAACGCACGCAGCTATTAAATCTGAATCTTAATAACAATAACATCACCGAGCAAAACACTTCCGGACTTGCGACGTTGGTAAATCTGGAATGGCTCTCTATGGAAAGTAATCAGCTTTCACAGATTCCTGCTCAGCTTACATTGCTCAAAAAACTGCAAACTCTTAATCTCGGAAGAAATAAAATCAGCGGTGGTATCGAATCCCTTGCTGCAATATCAAGCCTTCAGCAGTTGTTTCTTAATAATAATCAGATTTCCGGAAATTTCCCGTCCGCGCTTCTGGGAATGTCCAGATTGATGATGGTCAACCTCAACAGCAATCAGCTCACAGGTGATTTGCCGAATAAACTGCCAGAGATTACGCATATCAGCAACAATCGTTTTAATAAGAATCAATTATCCGACTACCTTATTGATTTTACAGAGCAGACAGAACTTAATTATTCACCTCAGCGTTACGATGAGTACACCAATGTCTTAGCTGTAGTTGGTCAGCCAGCAAAACTAGAACAATCCTTATCTGGAAGTTACACATTTACTTGGTTCAAAAATCTGGATCAAAAGCTGAATGCAACAACGGAGAATTTAAATTTCAATAGTATAGAAACCACAGACTTCGCACTATACACTGTAGAAGCTTACACCTCTTCTTTCCTAAACAATAGAACATATTTTGATCTATCTCTTTTCCGAGAACCCATCAATCTACTCGATGCATTGGCTACTTTAGGAACATCAGATCTGAAGGACATTAGCATCTATCCAAATCCAGCCACAGATTACGTCAATATATTTTCTACAAAACATAACATAGAAAAAGTATCCATTTTTGATCTTACAGGCAAACAAATGATCTCCGAAACAAAGCAGAAAATCAATGTCTCAAAACTTCCGTCTGGCGTTTACGTACTATCAGTAAAAACAGATTCAGGCATCAGAAATTTCAAATTCATCAAACAATAA
- the rpsL gene encoding 30S ribosomal protein S12, which translates to MPTIQQLVRKGRVALTKKSKSAALDSCPQRRGVCTRVYTTTPKKPNSALRKVARVRLSNGKEINAYIPGEGHNLQEHSIVLVRGGRVKDLPGVRYHIVRGALDTAGVSGRTQRRSKYGAKRPKPGQAAAPAKGKKK; encoded by the coding sequence ATGCCTACTATTCAACAATTAGTTAGAAAAGGAAGAGTCGCACTCACCAAGAAGAGTAAATCGGCTGCCCTTGATTCTTGTCCACAAAGACGAGGTGTATGTACGAGAGTATATACTACCACTCCTAAGAAACCTAACTCTGCACTTAGAAAAGTTGCAAGGGTAAGACTTTCAAACGGTAAAGAGATCAACGCCTACATCCCGGGCGAAGGACATAATCTTCAAGAGCACTCGATAGTATTGGTACGCGGCGGAAGGGTGAAAGACCTACCGGGAGTACGTTATCATATCGTAAGAGGAGCACTAGACACCGCAGGTGTAAGTGGAAGAACGCAAAGAAGATCCAAGTATGGAGCTAAGAGACCAAAACCAGGTCAGGCAGCTGCACCAGCTAAAGGAAAGAAAAAGTAA
- a CDS encoding DUF4252 domain-containing protein yields the protein MLRFLYIIILAVVGFFLQSCMVSHRKVHTDFFDNPGFKNNSTYLSVNVPTFLARSYVKNAMKEDGESQEVIDLVKKIKDVKVLIVESSTTPVKAEFQKYLTNNNYEEWMSLKQEGNLISLNAQQTNDVIKRMIITVRDDKDETIFVDVTGKFTADDISKIINATEKNQIKINRN from the coding sequence ATGTTACGATTCTTATACATTATCATTTTAGCGGTTGTCGGTTTTTTTCTACAGTCGTGTATGGTCTCTCACAGAAAAGTTCACACCGATTTCTTCGACAATCCAGGATTCAAAAATAATTCGACTTATCTCAGCGTCAATGTTCCGACGTTTCTCGCAAGGTCTTACGTGAAAAATGCGATGAAGGAAGATGGTGAAAGTCAAGAAGTGATCGATCTGGTAAAGAAGATCAAAGATGTGAAGGTTTTAATTGTTGAAAGCTCTACAACGCCTGTCAAAGCTGAGTTTCAGAAATATCTGACCAATAATAATTATGAAGAATGGATGTCTTTGAAACAAGAAGGAAATCTCATCAGCCTAAATGCACAGCAAACCAATGACGTCATCAAACGAATGATCATCACGGTGAGAGATGACAAAGACGAAACGATCTTCGTGGATGTGACAGGGAAATTCACAGCGGATGATATTTCAAAGATCATCAACGCCACAGAGAAAAATCAAATCAAGATCAATAGAAATTAA
- the rpsG gene encoding 30S ribosomal protein S7, with translation MRKTKAKKRPLLPDPKFNDQLVTRFVNNLMLDGKKSIAFKIFYDALDIVETKKGETEKTALEIWKDALTNVMPHVEVRSRRVGGANFQIPMPIRADRKISMAMKWLILYSKKRNDKSMALKLANEVVAASREEGAAYKKKSDTHKMAEANKAFSHFKF, from the coding sequence ATGAGAAAGACAAAAGCGAAAAAAAGACCGTTGTTACCAGATCCAAAGTTTAATGATCAATTGGTAACTAGATTCGTAAACAACTTGATGCTAGATGGTAAAAAATCTATCGCATTCAAAATATTCTATGACGCACTAGACATCGTAGAAACTAAAAAAGGAGAAACTGAAAAGACTGCCCTTGAAATCTGGAAAGATGCATTGACAAACGTTATGCCTCACGTAGAAGTACGTTCTAGAAGAGTAGGTGGTGCTAACTTCCAGATCCCAATGCCGATCAGAGCTGATAGAAAAATTTCTATGGCTATGAAATGGTTGATCCTTTACTCTAAAAAGAGAAATGATAAATCAATGGCTTTGAAATTGGCTAACGAGGTTGTAGCAGCTTCAAGAGAAGAGGGTGCAGCTTACAAGAAAAAATCTGATACTCACAAAATGGCGGAAGCTAACAAAGCTTTCTCACACTTTAAATTCTAA
- a CDS encoding DUF1801 domain-containing protein: MMKNFEDYFSQFDPEIIDKLETIRTAIRNEIPEGEECIKYLMPTFVFQGKNMIHFAAFTNHIGLYPGPEAISFYEKDLSNYKTSKGAIQIPLDQDVPLELIKKIVQHGKERILKTTKTTNK, translated from the coding sequence ATGATGAAAAACTTCGAAGATTACTTCTCCCAGTTTGATCCCGAAATCATAGACAAACTGGAAACCATCAGAACTGCGATCAGAAACGAAATCCCGGAAGGTGAAGAGTGCATCAAATACCTGATGCCCACATTCGTCTTTCAAGGTAAAAATATGATCCATTTCGCAGCGTTTACCAATCACATCGGACTTTATCCTGGTCCAGAGGCGATCTCATTCTACGAAAAGGATTTGTCAAATTACAAAACGTCGAAAGGCGCAATTCAGATTCCGTTGGATCAAGATGTTCCATTAGAATTAATTAAAAAAATCGTACAACACGGCAAGGAGCGAATTCTCAAAACCACAAAAACCACTAATAAATAG
- a CDS encoding FAD-binding oxidoreductase, which produces MKLKSPEPFWLVKDGIKHSYPSLRENIETEILIIGGGITGSFLAHQMIKDGFETVLVDRREIGNGSTSATTSMLQYEIDVPLFELSEMIGKEGAEKAYWACYDSIDTLGKVAKQIKSECGFKKKESLYFAAFKKDVPNLKKEFEARKAAKFPVKWLSSEEISKQFKIENTFGGILSEQGGSIDAFCLAHDILHYNYKKGLQVFDKTDIIKFDHKKNSVTATTEFGNKIKAKKVIFCNGFESTEIIKDDFVNLLSTYAIVGEQNEKNHQELNDLLVWNTAEPYIYMRTTDDNRVLIGGEDEEFVNATKRDSLLIDKEQKLVKKLNKYLPENDFRTDFVWAGTFGETKDGLPYIGEHPDFPSAYFVLGFGGNGITFSVIGMEMASQFLKGKKHELSKYFKFRR; this is translated from the coding sequence ATGAAACTCAAATCTCCCGAACCATTCTGGCTCGTCAAAGACGGCATCAAACATTCCTATCCTTCGCTGAGAGAAAATATAGAGACAGAGATCCTGATTATCGGCGGTGGGATCACAGGTTCTTTTCTCGCACATCAAATGATAAAAGACGGATTCGAAACTGTTTTGGTGGACCGACGAGAGATTGGAAATGGAAGTACGAGTGCAACAACCTCTATGTTGCAATATGAAATCGATGTTCCGCTTTTCGAACTCTCAGAAATGATCGGGAAAGAGGGCGCGGAAAAAGCGTATTGGGCGTGCTATGATTCCATCGATACTTTGGGAAAAGTGGCCAAGCAGATCAAATCTGAATGTGGTTTTAAGAAAAAGGAATCACTTTACTTTGCAGCTTTCAAAAAAGATGTTCCGAATTTGAAAAAGGAATTCGAAGCTAGAAAAGCAGCGAAGTTTCCAGTAAAATGGCTTTCGTCCGAGGAAATTAGCAAGCAGTTTAAAATTGAAAATACGTTTGGAGGAATTCTTTCCGAACAAGGCGGAAGCATCGATGCCTTTTGCCTGGCGCACGACATTCTTCATTATAATTATAAAAAAGGACTCCAAGTTTTTGATAAGACCGACATTATTAAATTCGATCATAAAAAGAATAGCGTCACCGCAACCACAGAGTTTGGAAATAAGATCAAAGCCAAGAAAGTGATCTTCTGCAACGGTTTCGAAAGTACAGAGATCATCAAAGATGATTTTGTAAATCTCCTATCAACTTACGCCATCGTTGGTGAACAAAACGAGAAAAACCACCAGGAACTAAATGACCTTTTGGTCTGGAATACGGCGGAACCTTACATTTACATGCGAACTACGGACGACAATCGGGTTTTGATCGGTGGTGAAGATGAGGAGTTTGTGAATGCCACAAAACGGGATTCTTTACTTATTGATAAAGAACAAAAACTCGTTAAAAAATTAAATAAATATTTGCCTGAAAACGATTTCCGAACGGATTTTGTCTGGGCAGGAACTTTCGGCGAAACCAAAGACGGATTGCCTTATATCGGCGAACATCCGGATTTCCCGAGCGCCTATTTCGTTTTGGGATTTGGAGGTAACGGAATTACTTTTTCGGTTATCGGAATGGAAATGGCTTCTCAATTTTTGAAAGGTAAAAAACACGAATTATCAAAATATTTCAAATTCCGAAGATAA
- a CDS encoding DNA starvation/stationary phase protection protein — protein sequence MKNATLIGLKESDCENISEKLNILLANYSVFYQNTRGSHWNIKGDQFFTLHPKFEELYNSLVLKIDEIAERILTLGATPAHNYSDYLQVSTIKESKEVSDGNKSVEIILESFKVVIDLQRELLDITDEAGDEGTNSQMSDYITEQEKEVWMYNSYLGK from the coding sequence ATGAAAAATGCAACATTGATCGGGCTTAAAGAATCCGACTGCGAAAACATCTCAGAAAAACTTAATATTCTATTGGCAAACTATTCTGTCTTCTATCAAAATACGAGAGGTTCCCATTGGAATATCAAAGGCGATCAGTTCTTTACCCTTCACCCGAAATTCGAAGAGCTATATAATAGTTTAGTGCTTAAGATAGATGAAATTGCTGAGAGAATCTTAACACTTGGCGCAACGCCGGCTCATAATTATTCTGATTATCTTCAGGTTTCTACTATTAAAGAAAGTAAAGAAGTGTCTGACGGGAATAAAAGTGTCGAAATCATCCTTGAATCTTTCAAAGTGGTGATTGATCTTCAAAGAGAACTTTTGGATATTACGGACGAAGCCGGCGATGAAGGTACCAATTCCCAAATGAGCGATTACATCACAGAACAGGAAAAAGAAGTTTGGATGTACAATTCTTACCTTGGAAAGTAA
- a CDS encoding methylmalonyl-CoA mutase family protein, whose product MENQKYTPTNKVRIVTAASLFDGHDAAINIMRRVIQGTGCEVIHLGHDKSAEEVVNTAIQEDANAIALTSYQGGHNEYFKYIYDLLREKNSPQIKIFGGGGGVILPEEIEDIMSYGIDRIYSPDDGRELGLQGMIDDLVKRSDFATGKEVTAEDLDNINFENSTSIAKIISAVENFSEEKPDLVKAIDEKSKDLNIPIIGITGTGGAGKSSLTDELVRRFLRSNPGKKIAIISIDPSKKKTGGALLGDRIRMNAINDPRVYMRSMATRENNVSVSPFIHSALNVLKLAHPDVIILETSGIGQSGSEVSDFADVSMYVMTPEYGASTQLEKIDMLDYADLVALNKSDKRGALDALQAVRKQFQRNHLLWESPLDDMPVYATKASQFNDHGTTDLYNRLIEKVNAKYSDLNLKGFVEQEVSEDITIIPPKRVRYLSEIVENNRQYDANVEKQAELARKMYHIEGVKSFLSNETLDAEYQKAEKDLQQENIDFLKNWDDTKQAFKAEFYSYFVRGKEIKVETSTESLSHLKIPKISLPKYTDWGDLIKWKGQENLPGGFPYTAGIYPFKRTGEDPTRMFAGEGGPERTNRRFHYVSAEMDAKRLSTAFDSVTLYGQDPALPPDIYGKIGNAGVSIATLDDAKKLYSGFDLVNAMTSVSMTINGPAPMLLAFFMNAAIDQNVEKYIAEHQLEANVEKALKAKFDDKGLERPKYNGELPPSNNGLGLKLLGLTGDEVIPAEAYAEIKAKTIATVRGTVQADILKEDQAQNTCIFSTEFALRLMGDVQEYFITEKVRNFYSVSISGYHIAEAGANPVSQLAFTLANGFTYVEYYLSRGMDINDFAPNLSFFFSNGIDPEYSVIGRVARRIWAKAMKLKYGADERSQMLKYHIQTSGRSLHAQEIDFNDIRTTLQALYAIYDNCNSLHTNAYDEAITTPTEQSVRRAMAIQLIINKELGLAKNENPLQGSFIIEELTDLVEEAVYAEFDRITERGGVLGAMETMYQRSKIQEESMHYEWLKHTGEYPIIGVNTFLGKDGSPTVRPGEVIRSTEEEKQVQIETLHNFQKSNEDKSEAALKTLQHAAINQQNLFNVMMDAVKYCSLGQITNALFEVGGKYRRNM is encoded by the coding sequence ATGGAAAACCAAAAATATACACCTACGAACAAAGTAAGAATCGTCACCGCAGCATCGTTATTCGACGGGCACGATGCGGCCATCAATATTATGCGCCGTGTAATCCAGGGAACAGGATGCGAAGTCATTCACCTTGGCCACGACAAATCTGCTGAAGAAGTAGTAAACACAGCGATTCAGGAAGATGCGAACGCCATTGCACTGACTTCATATCAAGGTGGTCACAACGAATATTTTAAATACATCTACGACCTTTTAAGAGAAAAAAACTCACCACAAATCAAAATTTTCGGTGGTGGTGGTGGTGTAATTCTGCCCGAAGAAATCGAAGATATTATGTCTTACGGAATCGACAGAATTTATTCTCCGGACGACGGCCGCGAACTTGGTCTTCAGGGAATGATCGACGATTTGGTGAAAAGATCAGACTTTGCAACTGGAAAAGAAGTGACTGCTGAAGATTTGGATAACATCAATTTCGAAAATTCTACAAGTATCGCAAAAATCATTTCTGCTGTTGAGAACTTCTCAGAAGAAAAACCGGATTTGGTAAAAGCCATCGACGAAAAATCTAAAGATTTAAATATTCCAATCATCGGGATTACAGGAACCGGTGGAGCCGGAAAATCTTCTTTGACAGATGAATTGGTAAGACGTTTCTTACGCTCAAATCCGGGTAAAAAGATTGCGATTATTTCCATAGACCCTTCAAAAAAGAAAACTGGAGGTGCACTTTTAGGTGACAGAATCCGTATGAACGCCATCAATGACCCAAGAGTTTATATGCGTTCGATGGCGACGAGGGAAAACAACGTTTCTGTTTCTCCATTTATTCATTCAGCATTAAATGTGTTGAAACTGGCTCATCCTGATGTTATCATTCTGGAAACTTCGGGTATCGGACAGTCAGGTTCGGAAGTTTCAGATTTTGCCGATGTTTCAATGTACGTGATGACGCCTGAATACGGAGCTTCAACGCAGTTGGAAAAAATCGATATGTTGGATTATGCAGACTTGGTTGCTTTAAATAAATCCGACAAACGTGGCGCGCTTGATGCACTTCAGGCTGTAAGAAAACAGTTTCAGAGAAACCATTTGTTGTGGGAAAGTCCGTTGGATGATATGCCGGTGTATGCGACAAAAGCATCTCAGTTCAATGACCACGGAACCACTGATTTATACAACAGATTAATTGAGAAAGTTAATGCTAAATATTCTGATTTAAATCTAAAAGGATTTGTTGAGCAGGAAGTTTCCGAAGACATCACGATTATTCCTCCAAAAAGAGTGCGTTATCTTTCTGAAATCGTTGAAAACAACAGACAGTACGATGCCAACGTTGAAAAACAGGCAGAATTAGCAAGAAAAATGTATCATATTGAAGGGGTGAAAAGTTTCCTTTCAAACGAAACTTTGGATGCTGAATATCAGAAGGCTGAAAAAGACCTTCAACAAGAGAACATCGACTTCCTGAAAAACTGGGATGACACGAAACAGGCTTTCAAAGCTGAGTTTTACTCTTATTTCGTTCGAGGAAAAGAAATCAAGGTGGAAACCTCAACAGAATCTTTATCTCATTTAAAAATTCCAAAAATATCTTTACCAAAATATACCGATTGGGGAGATTTGATTAAATGGAAAGGTCAGGAAAATCTTCCGGGCGGATTCCCTTACACCGCAGGAATTTATCCTTTTAAAAGAACTGGGGAAGACCCAACAAGAATGTTCGCAGGAGAAGGCGGACCTGAAAGAACGAACAGAAGATTCCATTACGTTTCTGCGGAAATGGATGCAAAACGTTTATCCACAGCGTTTGACTCCGTGACGTTATACGGACAGGACCCTGCTCTACCACCAGATATTTATGGTAAAATCGGAAATGCGGGAGTTTCTATCGCTACATTAGATGATGCGAAAAAATTGTATTCCGGATTTGATTTGGTAAATGCAATGACTTCCGTTTCAATGACCATCAACGGACCTGCGCCGATGTTGCTGGCTTTCTTTATGAACGCGGCCATCGACCAGAATGTTGAAAAATATATTGCTGAACATCAATTAGAAGCAAATGTTGAAAAAGCTTTAAAAGCAAAATTCGACGACAAAGGTTTGGAAAGACCAAAATACAATGGCGAATTACCACCATCAAATAATGGTTTAGGTTTAAAATTATTAGGCTTGACCGGAGACGAAGTGATCCCTGCGGAAGCTTATGCTGAGATTAAAGCTAAAACGATTGCAACCGTCCGTGGAACTGTTCAGGCAGATATTTTAAAAGAAGACCAGGCTCAGAATACCTGTATTTTCTCTACTGAATTTGCCTTGAGACTAATGGGTGACGTTCAGGAATATTTTATCACAGAAAAAGTGAGAAATTTCTACTCGGTTTCTATCTCCGGTTATCACATTGCAGAAGCAGGTGCGAATCCGGTTTCCCAGTTGGCATTTACATTGGCAAATGGTTTCACGTATGTTGAATATTATCTGTCAAGAGGAATGGACATCAACGATTTTGCACCGAACTTATCCTTCTTCTTCTCTAACGGTATCGACCCTGAATATTCAGTAATTGGACGTGTGGCGAGAAGAATCTGGGCAAAAGCAATGAAACTGAAATACGGTGCAGACGAGAGAAGCCAGATGCTGAAATATCACATTCAGACTTCAGGACGTTCGCTTCACGCTCAGGAAATTGATTTTAATGATATCAGAACAACGCTTCAGGCGCTTTACGCAATTTATGACAACTGTAATTCATTGCACACCAATGCTTATGACGAGGCGATTACCACTCCGACTGAGCAGTCTGTAAGAAGAGCGATGGCAATTCAGTTGATTATTAATAAAGAATTAGGTTTAGCGAAAAACGAAAACCCGCTCCAGGGTTCATTTATTATTGAAGAACTGACAGATTTAGTTGAAGAAGCTGTGTATGCAGAATTCGACAGAATCACAGAAAGAGGTGGCGTTTTGGGTGCGATGGAAACGATGTATCAGCGTTCAAAAATCCAGGAAGAATCGATGCATTACGAGTGGCTGAAACACACCGGAGAATATCCAATTATCGGTGTAAATACTTTTTTAGGAAAAGACGGTTCGCCAACGGTTCGCCCGGGAGAAGTCATCCGTTCGACCGAGGAAGAAAAGCAGGTGCAGATTGAAACCCTTCATAATTTCCAAAAATCGAATGAAGATAAATCTGAAGCTGCCCTGAAAACGCTTCAACACGCTGCCATCAATCAGCAGAATTTATTCAATGTGATGATGGATGCTGTGAAATACTGTTCGCTTGGGCAGATTACCAACGCTTTGTTTGAAGTGGGTGGGAAGTATAGAAGAAATATGTAA
- the fusA gene encoding elongation factor G, protein MSRDLKFTRNIGIAAHIDAGKTTTTERILFYTGVNHKIGEVHDGASTMDWMEQEAERGITITSAATTCSWNFPTDQGKVLPETKPYHFNIIDTPGHVDFTVEVNRSLRVLDGLVFLFSAVDGVEPQSETNWRLADNYKVARMGFVNKMDRQGADFLNVVNQVKTMLGSNAVPIVLPIGAEEDFKGVVDLIKNRAIIWDEAGQGATFEVVPIPEDMKAEVLEYREKLVEAVADYDDTLMEKFFEDPDSISEDEINEALRKATIDLSIIPMTCGSSFKNKGVQFMLDAVCKYLPSPLDKDDIKGTDPRTDAEITRKPDVKEPFAALAFKIATDPFVGRLAFFRAYSGRLDAGSYILNTRSGDKERISRIYQMHANKQNPVEYIEAGDIGAAVGFKSIKTGDTMCDEKNPIVLESMVFPDPVIGIAVEPKTKADQDKMGNALAKLAEEDPTFTVRTDEASGQTIISGMGELHLDIIVDRMKREFKVEVNQGQPQVEYKENLTKVASHREVYKKQSGGKGKFADIVFDLGPADEGKIGLEFINEIKGGNVPREFVPAIEKGFKAAMKNGPLAGFEVEGIKVTLKDGSFHAVDSDALSFELAAKLGFKEAGRAAKPVIMEPIMKLEVVTPEEYMGNIIGDLNKRRGTISGQEEKNGAVVIKGSVPLSEMFGYVTTLRTLSSGRATSSMELEKYQATPQNVAEDIIAKAKG, encoded by the coding sequence ATGAGTAGAGATCTTAAATTTACAAGAAATATTGGTATTGCTGCGCACATTGATGCTGGTAAAACTACCACTACAGAAAGGATTTTATTCTATACTGGAGTAAATCACAAAATTGGTGAGGTTCACGATGGTGCTTCTACAATGGACTGGATGGAGCAGGAAGCAGAAAGAGGTATCACCATTACTTCTGCTGCAACTACTTGTTCTTGGAATTTCCCAACAGACCAAGGTAAAGTACTTCCTGAAACTAAACCTTACCACTTCAACATCATCGATACACCAGGACACGTTGACTTCACAGTAGAGGTTAACAGATCTTTGAGAGTATTGGATGGATTGGTTTTCCTTTTCTCTGCAGTAGATGGTGTAGAGCCTCAGTCTGAAACAAACTGGAGACTTGCTGACAACTACAAAGTAGCGAGAATGGGATTCGTAAACAAAATGGACCGTCAAGGTGCTGACTTCCTTAACGTGGTAAACCAAGTTAAGACAATGTTGGGGTCTAATGCAGTTCCAATCGTTTTGCCAATCGGTGCTGAAGAAGATTTCAAAGGTGTTGTTGACTTGATCAAAAACAGAGCGATCATCTGGGATGAGGCAGGACAAGGTGCTACTTTCGAGGTAGTTCCAATTCCTGAGGATATGAAAGCTGAAGTTCTGGAATACAGAGAGAAACTAGTAGAAGCTGTGGCTGACTACGATGATACTTTGATGGAGAAATTCTTCGAAGATCCAGATTCTATCTCTGAAGACGAAATCAACGAAGCTTTGAGAAAAGCGACTATCGATCTTTCTATTATCCCAATGACTTGTGGTTCTTCATTCAAAAATAAAGGAGTACAGTTTATGTTGGATGCAGTATGTAAATATTTGCCTTCTCCATTGGATAAAGATGATATCAAAGGTACAGATCCAAGAACTGACGCTGAGATCACAAGAAAACCAGATGTAAAAGAGCCTTTCGCGGCTTTGGCATTCAAGATTGCTACCGATCCTTTCGTAGGAAGATTGGCATTCTTCAGAGCATACTCTGGAAGACTGGATGCAGGTTCTTACATCTTGAACACCCGTTCAGGAGATAAAGAAAGAATCTCTAGAATCTATCAGATGCACGCTAACAAGCAAAATCCTGTAGAATATATTGAAGCAGGAGATATTGGTGCAGCGGTAGGTTTCAAATCTATCAAAACTGGTGATACTATGTGTGATGAGAAAAACCCGATCGTTCTAGAATCGATGGTTTTCCCTGATCCGGTAATTGGTATCGCTGTTGAGCCTAAAACTAAAGCTGATCAGGATAAAATGGGTAACGCTCTAGCTAAATTGGCTGAAGAAGATCCTACTTTCACAGTGAGAACTGACGAAGCTTCTGGACAAACGATCATTTCTGGTATGGGTGAGCTTCACTTGGATATCATTGTTGACCGTATGAAGAGAGAATTCAAAGTTGAAGTTAACCAAGGACAACCTCAGGTTGAGTACAAAGAAAATCTTACAAAAGTTGCAAGCCATAGAGAAGTTTACAAAAAACAATCTGGTGGTAAAGGTAAATTTGCGGATATCGTATTCGATCTTGGACCAGCTGACGAAGGTAAAATTGGTTTAGAATTCATCAATGAGATCAAAGGTGGTAACGTTCCTAGAGAATTTGTTCCTGCAATTGAAAAAGGCTTTAAAGCTGCAATGAAAAACGGTCCTTTGGCTGGTTTCGAAGTTGAAGGTATTAAAGTTACTCTTAAAGACGGATCTTTCCACGCGGTGGATTCTGATGCACTTTCTTTTGAATTGGCTGCAAAATTAGGATTTAAAGAAGCGGGACGTGCAGCTAAGCCAGTAATTATGGAGCCTATTATGAAATTGGAGGTTGTAACTCCAGAAGAATATATGGGTAACATCATTGGTGACCTTAACAAGAGAAGAGGTACGATCAGTGGACAGGAAGAAAAGAACGGTGCCGTTGTAATCAAAGGTTCAGTTCCATTATCTGAAATGTTCGGATATGTTACGACTCTAAGAACACTTTCATCAGGAAGAGCTACTTCTTCTATGGAATTAGAGAAGTACCAGGCTACTCCTCAAAACGTTGCTGAAGATATCATTGCTAAAGCAAAAGGTTAA